The following proteins are co-located in the Dromiciops gliroides isolate mDroGli1 chromosome 2, mDroGli1.pri, whole genome shotgun sequence genome:
- the HSDL1 gene encoding inactive hydroxysteroid dehydrogenase-like protein 1 has protein sequence MAAVDSFYLLYREIARSCNCYMEALALVGAWYTARKSITIICDFYSLIRLHFIPRLVRRADLIKQYGRWAVVSGATDGIGKAYAEELASRGLNIVLISQNEEKLHKLSKTLAETYKVETEVIVADFSNGRGIYLLIREALRDRDIGILVNNVGVFYPYPQYFTQVSEDKLWDIINVNIAAASLLVHIVLPGMVARRKGAIVNISSGACCKPTPQMTAYSASKAYLDHFSRALQYEYASKGIFVQSLIPFSVATNARACSSFLYGCSWLVPSPKVYAHHAIATLGISKRTTGYWFHSIQFLFAQYMPEWLWAWGANIINNSLRHEALSHRL, from the exons ATGGCTGCTGTTGACAGTTTCTACCTCCTATACAGGGAAATTGCCCGGTCTTGCAATTGCTACATGGAAGCTTTAGCTTTGGTTGGAGCCTGGTACACCGCCAGAAAAAGCATCACCATCATTTGTGACTTTTACAGCCTGATCAGACTGCATTTCATTCCTAGATTGGTGCGCAGAGCTGATCTCATTAAGCAGTATGGAAGGTGGGCCGTCGTCAGTG GTGCCACCGATGGTATTGGAAAAGCCTACGCTGAAGAGTTAGCAAGCCGGGGTCTCAATATTGTCCTCATCAGTCAGAATGAAGAGAAGCTGCACAAGCTCTCCAAAACTCTAGCTGAGACCTACAAAGTTGAAACAGAGGTCATAGTCGCGGACTTCTCCAATGGCCGAGGAATTTACTTACTTATCAGAGAAGCTTTACGAGACAGAGACATCGGTATCTTGGTGAATAACGTTGGAGTGTTTTACCCCTACCCACAGTATTTTACTCAGGTCTCTGAGGACAAACTGTGGGACATTATCAACGTCAACATCGCAGCTGCCAGCTTGCTGGTCCATATAGTATTGCCAGGGATGGTGGCAAGGAGGAAGGGTGCAATTGTGAACATCTCCTCCGGCGCCTGCTGCAAACCCACACCCCAGATGACTGCGTACTCAGCGTCAAAG GCTTACTTAGACCACTTCAGCAGAGCATTACAGTATGAATATGCTTCCAAAGGAATTTTCGTACAGAGTTTAATTCCATTCTCTGTAGCTACAAATGCAAGAGCATGTAGCAGCTTTCTATATGGCTGTTCTTGGTTGGTGCCATCACCAAAAGTATATGCACATCATGCAATTGCTACTCTTGGAATCTCAAAAAGGACCACAGGATACTGGTTTCATTCAATACAG